In Mastigocladopsis repens PCC 10914, a single window of DNA contains:
- a CDS encoding alpha/beta hydrolase translates to MSDYSITTAAIIQQAKSLEETLPIRNDACRSKFFFHPHPTAKVCLFFHGFTAGPYQFEPIGETLFDAGYNVLVPLQPGHGVAGNWNGDNPPPLPTEREIYQEFALSWLKVAQQLGQQVIVGGLSTGGNLAATLALEHPQQIEKALLFAPYISGNNAIVNFIVEVIPIYYEWLNKDNPGNFGYDGFQIPALRIFLDMGQEMAGRIENNLAVPMFIISSESDQAINQSELQDFSRATIKQQPKSWYYRFDKIFDIPHTMMTDAEGNKYQDLLITLAKAYIESDITWAEVMKIGYQILQGKTFDTAVTELNLTERVSPDLSVMLAVMDKQMIIDAHNNFQA, encoded by the coding sequence ATGTCTGACTATTCCATAACAACAGCAGCCATTATTCAACAGGCAAAATCACTTGAGGAAACGTTACCAATCAGAAACGATGCTTGTCGGTCGAAATTTTTTTTCCATCCACATCCAACTGCCAAAGTTTGCCTTTTTTTCCACGGATTCACTGCTGGTCCTTATCAATTTGAACCTATAGGAGAAACATTGTTTGACGCTGGTTACAATGTTTTGGTTCCCTTACAACCAGGTCATGGAGTGGCAGGAAATTGGAATGGAGATAATCCCCCTCCCCTACCTACCGAACGTGAAATCTATCAGGAGTTCGCGCTTTCATGGTTGAAAGTTGCACAACAGTTAGGACAGCAGGTGATAGTTGGTGGATTATCCACGGGTGGCAATTTAGCAGCAACTTTAGCCTTGGAACATCCCCAACAAATTGAGAAAGCTTTACTATTTGCTCCTTACATAAGCGGTAACAATGCAATAGTAAACTTCATTGTGGAAGTTATCCCAATTTATTATGAATGGCTGAATAAAGATAATCCCGGCAATTTTGGTTATGATGGCTTTCAGATTCCGGCACTGCGAATTTTTTTAGATATGGGTCAAGAAATGGCTGGCAGAATAGAAAATAATTTAGCAGTGCCAATGTTTATTATTTCTAGTGAAAGTGACCAAGCTATCAACCAAAGTGAATTACAAGATTTTTCTAGAGCTACAATCAAACAGCAGCCAAAATCCTGGTATTACAGATTTGATAAAATTTTTGATATTCCCCACACTATGATGACAGATGCAGAGGGAAATAAATATCAAGACCTGCTGATTACTTTGGCTAAAGCTTATATCGAAAGTGATATTACCTGGGCTGAAGTTATGAAAATTGGTTATCAAATACTGCAAGGAAAAACTTTTGATACTGCTGTGACAGAGCTAAATTTGACTGAACGAGTTTCACCAGATTTGTCAGTGATGTTGGCAGTGATGGATAAGCAAATGATTATTGATGCTCATAATAATTTTCAGGCATAA
- a CDS encoding peptidoglycan-binding domain-containing protein: protein MEEPTNQVQPEEQPEEQPQAQPEPQPELQAVFNPAAISSGLPTLRFGDTGNSVRALQRILVSNGYFVQVDGVYGALTEAAVKAFQSARGLSADGVVGPRTWGVLTG, encoded by the coding sequence ATGGAAGAACCTACAAATCAAGTACAACCAGAAGAACAACCAGAAGAACAACCTCAGGCACAGCCTGAACCACAACCTGAATTGCAAGCTGTGTTCAACCCAGCTGCCATCAGTTCGGGTTTGCCAACTCTACGGTTTGGTGATACAGGTAATTCTGTAAGAGCCTTGCAGCGAATTTTAGTGTCTAATGGCTACTTTGTTCAAGTTGATGGAGTTTACGGTGCACTCACAGAGGCTGCTGTTAAAGCCTTTCAAAGTGCGCGTGGTCTATCGGCGGACGGAGTTGTTGGTCCAAGAACTTGGGGCGTATTAACAGGCTAG
- a CDS encoding DUF3318 domain-containing protein, giving the protein MTSYVTSSAKAEMSELRRLKGLLPPELQSWVTVEGTTEVNPPLIRSEEIGKDQVEIQIDLAKWDSLAMDQRNLLFWHEVARIQNDTIPKDGWEMAALAIGLGGAVGELWVQDGLLLVLAMALCGVSGWRLYQKNNGEKQLKELVDADDKAIALATRFGYTLPNAYKSLGSALKTLIDTTPSKRQRSKYEARLSALKRSANKAKAKSRNIEEGA; this is encoded by the coding sequence ATGACATCCTATGTAACCTCTTCTGCCAAAGCAGAAATGAGTGAACTACGGCGGTTAAAGGGCTTACTACCACCAGAATTGCAAAGCTGGGTCACGGTTGAAGGTACGACTGAGGTTAATCCACCCCTGATCCGGAGCGAAGAAATTGGCAAAGACCAAGTAGAAATTCAAATTGACTTGGCAAAATGGGATTCACTGGCGATGGATCAGCGCAATTTGCTCTTCTGGCACGAAGTTGCCCGCATTCAAAATGACACTATTCCCAAAGATGGTTGGGAAATGGCAGCTCTGGCGATTGGTTTAGGCGGTGCTGTAGGTGAGTTGTGGGTACAGGATGGATTGTTGCTGGTATTAGCTATGGCTCTATGCGGAGTTTCCGGCTGGCGACTCTATCAAAAAAATAACGGCGAAAAGCAATTAAAAGAATTAGTTGATGCTGACGATAAAGCGATCGCCTTGGCAACTCGCTTCGGTTACACTCTTCCCAATGCCTATAAAAGTCTGGGTAGCGCCTTGAAAACCCTTATTGACACTACACCTAGCAAGCGTCAGCGGTCTAAATACGAAGCACGGCTGTCTGCTCTCAAACGCAGTGCCAATAAGGCAAAAGCGAAATCTAGGAATATAGAAGAGGGCGCATAG
- a CDS encoding peptidoglycan-binding domain-containing protein, which yields MTDIALLMTGVLRTGQPSPPIAPELPLVQQDSDQEKSTQGQLSQIVSAAQITPPEFMQSERTAQAAASVVTIENKSILNPIEINILSEIPCLVGSENFQFVGKDTTENVIAQAQSFHVCPPERLLSFNAIPKLVAQWRNSVRSFPTSPLKESKKMMLASTYFVGFQLASDNLPSRTSNRRQQRPTRKQGSSQTVPQKNDSQSLPTLSFGDSGVTVRVLQRLLSSNGYTVDVDGVFGALTETAVQAFQKQRNLGVDGIVGQRTWYELTK from the coding sequence ATGACAGATATTGCCCTGCTGATGACGGGGGTGTTAAGAACAGGACAACCATCTCCGCCCATTGCACCGGAACTTCCACTAGTTCAACAAGACAGTGACCAGGAGAAGTCAACACAAGGGCAGCTATCTCAGATAGTTTCCGCTGCTCAAATTACACCACCAGAATTTATGCAGTCAGAAAGGACTGCCCAAGCTGCTGCATCAGTAGTAACTATAGAAAATAAAAGTATACTTAATCCCATAGAAATAAATATTCTCTCTGAAATTCCCTGCCTAGTTGGATCTGAGAATTTCCAGTTTGTAGGGAAGGACACTACAGAAAATGTCATTGCACAGGCTCAGAGCTTTCATGTCTGTCCGCCAGAAAGGCTTTTGTCTTTTAATGCTATCCCGAAGTTGGTAGCACAGTGGAGAAACAGTGTCCGAAGTTTTCCAACAAGTCCGCTCAAAGAAAGTAAGAAGATGATGCTTGCTTCTACTTATTTTGTCGGGTTCCAACTAGCATCGGACAATCTCCCCAGTAGGACTTCTAATCGACGCCAGCAAAGACCTACTCGTAAACAAGGTAGTTCTCAGACGGTTCCTCAAAAGAATGATAGCCAATCTTTACCAACTTTAAGTTTTGGTGACTCAGGTGTTACTGTGAGAGTCCTGCAACGGCTGTTATCGTCTAATGGTTATACTGTTGATGTTGATGGGGTTTTCGGTGCCTTGACGGAGACTGCTGTCCAAGCCTTCCAAAAGCAACGGAATTTAGGAGTGGATGGCATAGTTGGTCAAAGAACTTGGTACGAGTTGACAAAATAG
- a CDS encoding type III secretion system chaperone family protein — protein sequence MAVDVHQIAYYLDNLGWDYRIDDEEDRIITGVESDNVEDFLIVVQLDEEGRFFRLFAPQVLAGVTDHPHKAAILQTMLSISWETKMLQWEYDPSDGEIRAIIEFPLEDSTLTEKQFNRCLHGLIQLVDTVAIPRLTEVMKTGHDPGNVELGERLLLSIQEQAPGLLDLLEKAMQARKRRGSFPGE from the coding sequence ATGGCAGTTGATGTGCACCAGATTGCTTATTACTTAGATAACCTTGGTTGGGACTACCGTATTGACGACGAAGAAGACCGTATTATCACAGGTGTAGAAAGTGATAACGTCGAAGATTTCCTGATTGTTGTCCAGCTCGATGAGGAGGGAAGATTTTTCCGGCTATTTGCACCCCAAGTTCTAGCAGGAGTAACAGACCATCCTCACAAAGCAGCTATTCTTCAGACAATGCTTTCCATTTCTTGGGAAACCAAGATGCTGCAATGGGAGTATGACCCATCCGATGGGGAGATCCGTGCCATAATTGAGTTTCCCTTGGAAGACTCAACTCTCACAGAAAAACAATTTAACCGTTGTTTACATGGGTTAATTCAGCTTGTTGATACTGTGGCGATACCTCGTCTGACAGAGGTGATGAAAACGGGTCACGATCCAGGGAATGTAGAACTAGGGGAGAGACTTTTACTCAGCATTCAAGAACAGGCTCCCGGTTTGCTAGACCTTTTAGAAAAGGCGATGCAAGCTCGCAAAAGGCGGGGAAGTTTTCCTGGCGAATGA
- a CDS encoding esterase-like activity of phytase family protein, whose translation MIQARHWLSVLTGTLVMTAVSITGYATSVYGISFTNTLSIPGETTDLEPGNGANVNRFGFFSDLYYDRFNNVYYALGDRGPGGGRISYDTRVQKFSVDVDPNTGAISNFKILDTILFTKDGQNFNGLNPSLLNGNAGNLGLSLDPEGFAVAPNGNFYISDEYGPSIYEFNPDGSFLRAFTTPENLIPKEANGNPNYLDGRPTITSGRQDNRGFEGLTLSPDGKKLYAMLQDPLVNEGSPDGRRSRNLRIVEFNTKTGKSTAQYIYQLESLAEINERIPGEDDDFAENSQGRNIGISAITALNNKEFLVLERDNRGFGVDALNDLVGDPTETPPPVASKRLYKIDLKGATDVSKISLENTNIPTGVNPVSKSLFLDIAAALSRDNPGDWTRIAEKMEGLAIGPRLKDGSYALLIGTDNDFSVTQEDDSITQFDICTNDNSTSTSRVAIDSGCPEGQKLIPGFLYSFKVSSTELGKFVPSEKLPKLTATDGLMLPGLSGLWLK comes from the coding sequence ATGATTCAAGCAAGGCATTGGCTTTCTGTATTAACTGGCACGCTTGTGATGACTGCCGTTAGTATTACAGGATACGCAACCTCAGTATACGGTATTTCCTTTACCAACACCCTCTCGATTCCAGGTGAAACGACAGATTTAGAACCTGGTAATGGTGCAAACGTCAACCGCTTTGGATTTTTCTCGGATCTCTACTATGATCGCTTCAACAATGTGTACTATGCATTGGGAGATCGCGGTCCTGGTGGTGGCAGAATATCATATGATACGCGAGTCCAGAAATTTTCTGTAGATGTTGACCCCAATACAGGGGCAATTTCTAACTTTAAAATACTAGACACGATTTTATTCACAAAAGATGGTCAAAATTTTAACGGGTTGAATCCTAGCTTACTGAATGGCAATGCGGGAAATCTTGGTTTGAGTCTCGACCCTGAGGGGTTTGCTGTTGCTCCTAATGGGAATTTCTACATTTCTGATGAGTATGGTCCGTCTATATATGAATTCAACCCGGATGGTTCATTTTTACGGGCATTTACGACCCCTGAAAATTTAATTCCCAAAGAAGCCAATGGCAACCCCAACTATCTTGATGGTCGCCCAACTATTACCAGTGGTCGCCAAGATAACCGAGGATTTGAAGGGTTGACTCTTAGTCCAGATGGCAAAAAACTGTATGCCATGTTGCAAGACCCCTTAGTTAACGAGGGTTCACCAGACGGACGGCGTAGTCGCAATTTAAGGATAGTAGAATTTAATACAAAAACTGGTAAAAGTACGGCTCAGTACATCTATCAGTTAGAAAGTTTGGCAGAAATTAATGAGCGCATTCCTGGGGAAGATGATGATTTTGCGGAAAATTCCCAAGGACGTAACATTGGTATCAGTGCTATTACTGCCCTAAATAATAAAGAATTCTTAGTTTTAGAAAGAGATAATCGCGGATTTGGGGTGGACGCACTGAATGATTTGGTGGGCGACCCAACCGAGACACCACCACCTGTTGCCAGCAAGCGCTTGTACAAAATTGACCTAAAGGGCGCAACCGATGTTAGCAAGATCAGTTTGGAAAACACCAACATACCAACAGGCGTCAACCCAGTCAGTAAATCCCTCTTTCTAGATATTGCTGCAGCTTTGAGTCGTGACAATCCAGGTGATTGGACAAGGATAGCAGAAAAGATGGAGGGTCTTGCAATTGGCCCCCGACTCAAAGATGGTTCCTATGCGCTGCTGATTGGCACTGATAATGATTTTAGTGTCACTCAAGAGGACGATTCCATCACTCAGTTTGATATTTGTACTAATGACAATAGCACCAGCACAAGCCGCGTAGCAATTGACAGTGGCTGCCCAGAGGGTCAAAAGTTGATCCCTGGGTTCCTGTACTCGTTTAAGGTCAGTTCCACTGAACTAGGCAAGTTTGTCCCATCAGAGAAACTGCCAAAACTAACGGCAACTGATGGACTAATGTTGCCAGGTTTAAGCGGTTTATGGCTGAAGTAG
- a CDS encoding DUF3536 domain-containing protein encodes MTSAAELPASAGSNLTPFENINNTKMLDPLRQATGVYVTVHGHFYQPPRENPYLDAIERQPGAAPFHDWNERIHHECYRPNAFARVLNDRGEVVGIVNNYEYLSFNIGPTLMSWLERHDVEVYQRILDADAKSSHRLNGHGNAIAQVYNHIIMPLANERDKYTQIRWGKEDFRSRFGRDPEGMWLAETAVDYATLQALIDEGIRFIVLAPSQAQRCRLMPTKDDPNPEWHEVGGSQIDPTRPYRCFLKESDTSFVIDPLSDEGQMTNDRPYIDIFFYDGPISRDMGFSDVLFNSSHLAGRVGSAVRGDHRPAQLISVATDGETFGHHKGGTEKTLAYAFTKEFPHWGWTVSNFAHYLSLNTPTWEVELKPVTAWSCAHGVDRWQDDCGCGGGGTWHQKWRRPLRDALDWLRDRLILVYEEHGKHFFRDPWQARDEYVQVIRDRSPENVSRFLSRHQTHKLTSAEQVDALRLLEMQRHALLMFTSCGWFFEELSRPEGTQILRYAARALELAGDVAGVQLELDFLKRLIQAPSNVELFKHGAEVYHQLVRTAQVTFKQVAAQYAITSVFTNHKPVETLHAKSLQNGHNGSSKHSHPYQKRVYCYAANELDYQLQRMGSLTLAVGNLSLVSEITWEREDLVFAVLHLGGWDFHCCIQPFQGRRTYTQLKEQLFGALQQASAAQTILVMTQLFGEESFSLQNLFAEERHRLMHLLSQETLSRLDQLYTQAYRDNYGVLMAFHRDGLPAPQELQVAAEIALGYRCMMTLRSLEQDIAEPLLSWNHIVELEAIATEAKHLHCHLNIPEGKQMLEQLILRSLWQLLHDPNGTFDADLQRLERLIDVASQLNLGVCLERSQELYYNCLYSLIVPLFVATTAKGQDSDQCRQLLKLGQKLAVDVNTWLSQLG; translated from the coding sequence ATGACTTCTGCTGCTGAACTGCCAGCTAGTGCTGGTTCAAATTTGACGCCATTTGAAAATATCAACAACACCAAAATGCTTGATCCCCTGAGACAGGCTACGGGTGTTTACGTAACCGTTCATGGGCACTTTTATCAACCACCAAGAGAAAACCCTTATCTAGACGCGATTGAACGCCAACCAGGTGCAGCACCTTTCCATGATTGGAACGAGCGAATTCACCATGAATGCTATCGTCCCAATGCCTTTGCCAGGGTATTAAATGACCGAGGCGAAGTAGTCGGGATCGTGAATAACTATGAGTATTTGAGCTTTAATATTGGACCTACGCTCATGTCGTGGCTAGAACGCCACGATGTGGAGGTTTATCAGCGAATTTTGGACGCAGATGCGAAGAGTTCGCATCGCCTGAACGGACATGGCAATGCGATCGCGCAAGTATACAATCACATCATCATGCCCCTGGCAAACGAGCGCGACAAATACACCCAAATTCGCTGGGGCAAAGAAGACTTCCGCTCCCGCTTTGGACGCGATCCCGAAGGAATGTGGCTGGCGGAGACTGCTGTAGACTATGCAACTTTGCAAGCTTTAATTGACGAAGGGATTCGCTTCATTGTGCTTGCACCTTCGCAAGCACAGCGTTGCCGTCTGATGCCCACAAAGGACGATCCCAACCCTGAATGGCACGAAGTCGGCGGTAGTCAGATTGATCCCACACGTCCTTATCGCTGCTTTTTGAAAGAGAGTGATACGTCATTCGTCATTGATCCTTTATCAGACGAAGGACAAATGACAAATGACAGACCCTACATTGACATCTTCTTCTACGATGGTCCCATCTCGCGGGATATGGGTTTTAGTGATGTCCTGTTCAATTCCAGTCATTTGGCAGGACGCGTTGGTTCGGCGGTGCGTGGGGATCATCGCCCTGCACAGTTAATTTCTGTCGCCACAGATGGAGAAACCTTTGGACATCACAAGGGAGGAACCGAGAAAACTTTAGCCTACGCTTTTACAAAAGAGTTTCCCCATTGGGGTTGGACAGTGAGCAACTTTGCCCACTACCTCAGCTTAAATACTCCCACCTGGGAAGTGGAATTAAAACCAGTGACTGCATGGAGTTGCGCCCATGGTGTCGATAGATGGCAGGATGATTGCGGTTGCGGTGGTGGCGGCACATGGCACCAAAAATGGCGTCGCCCCTTGCGAGATGCCTTGGATTGGCTACGGGATCGGCTGATTCTAGTGTATGAAGAACATGGCAAACACTTTTTCCGCGATCCCTGGCAAGCACGAGATGAATACGTCCAGGTGATACGCGATCGCTCCCCAGAGAACGTGAGTAGGTTCCTTTCTCGTCACCAAACCCACAAACTCACATCTGCTGAACAAGTAGATGCCCTACGGCTATTGGAAATGCAGCGTCATGCTTTACTGATGTTCACCAGTTGTGGGTGGTTTTTTGAAGAACTTTCGCGTCCAGAGGGAACGCAAATTCTGCGTTACGCCGCCCGTGCTTTGGAACTAGCAGGCGATGTGGCTGGTGTGCAGTTGGAACTCGACTTCCTCAAACGCCTCATCCAAGCACCCAGTAATGTTGAGTTGTTCAAACACGGTGCCGAAGTTTATCACCAGTTGGTGCGAACTGCTCAAGTCACCTTTAAGCAAGTCGCAGCCCAATACGCCATTACTTCAGTGTTTACCAATCACAAACCAGTAGAGACTTTGCATGCAAAGTCTCTACAAAATGGACACAATGGTTCCAGCAAACATTCTCATCCCTACCAAAAGCGGGTTTACTGCTACGCCGCTAACGAGCTAGATTACCAATTGCAACGGATGGGGTCATTGACTCTGGCAGTGGGAAATTTGAGCCTAGTCTCAGAAATTACCTGGGAAAGAGAAGACTTGGTGTTTGCTGTTCTGCATCTTGGTGGTTGGGATTTCCACTGTTGCATTCAACCATTCCAGGGACGACGTACCTACACTCAATTGAAAGAACAGCTGTTTGGAGCGCTGCAACAGGCTAGTGCAGCTCAAACCATCTTAGTGATGACACAGCTGTTTGGCGAAGAGTCTTTCAGCTTGCAGAATCTATTTGCTGAAGAACGCCACCGACTCATGCACCTGCTGAGTCAAGAAACACTATCACGCTTAGACCAACTTTATACCCAAGCATACCGTGATAATTACGGTGTGTTGATGGCATTCCATCGCGATGGACTCCCTGCACCGCAAGAGTTGCAAGTCGCAGCGGAAATAGCCTTAGGGTATCGGTGCATGATGACCTTACGCTCGCTTGAGCAAGACATCGCTGAACCGCTCTTAAGTTGGAATCACATAGTCGAGTTAGAGGCGATCGCCACAGAAGCAAAGCACCTACACTGTCATCTGAATATTCCCGAAGGCAAGCAGATGTTAGAGCAGTTGATATTGCGTTCTCTCTGGCAATTGTTGCACGATCCCAACGGGACTTTTGATGCAGATTTGCAACGCTTGGAGCGATTAATTGATGTCGCAAGTCAGCTAAATCTTGGCGTCTGCCTTGAGCGCTCTCAAGAACTGTACTATAACTGTCTGTACAGTCTAATTGTGCCGCTCTTTGTTGCCACAACTGCTAAAGGTCAGGATAGCGATCAGTGCCGTCAGTTATTAAAGCTGGGGCAAAAGTTAGCCGTAGATGTGAATACTTGGTTGAGTCAGTTGGGATAG
- the cax gene encoding calcium/proton exchanger, which translates to MSGKNILFLVLLLFLPVSIAAHYLKWGDLTVFITASLAILPLAAWMGTATEEIAVVVGPTLGGLLNATFGNATELIIALIALKAGLVDVVKASITGSIIGNLLLVMGLAMLLGGLRYKEQTFQPIVARVNASSMNLAVVAILLPTAMKFSSQEISQTTLENLSLAVAVVLILVYALTLLFSMKTHSYLYEVGIAETVTEETHLNKPPNIWLWGGVLLVCTLLVALESELLVDSLEVATSQLGLTALFTGVIVVPIIGNAAEHTTAVTVAMKDKMDLSLSVAVGSSMQIALFVAPVLVLTGWVFGQPMDLNFNPFELVAVTVAVLIANSISSDGKSNWLEGTLLLAAYVVLGFAFYFLPVVDGMG; encoded by the coding sequence ATGTCAGGTAAAAACATTCTATTTTTGGTTCTGTTACTGTTTCTTCCGGTTTCCATAGCGGCTCATTACTTGAAGTGGGGAGACTTAACAGTTTTCATCACAGCTAGTTTAGCCATTTTGCCCTTAGCGGCTTGGATGGGCACAGCTACAGAAGAAATTGCTGTCGTGGTTGGTCCAACGCTGGGGGGGTTGTTAAACGCTACGTTTGGCAATGCTACGGAACTGATTATTGCCCTAATTGCCTTAAAAGCCGGACTAGTGGATGTCGTCAAAGCTAGTATCACGGGATCAATTATCGGCAACTTACTACTGGTCATGGGTCTTGCCATGCTTTTGGGCGGACTGCGCTACAAAGAGCAGACATTTCAGCCAATAGTGGCGCGGGTGAACGCTTCTTCTATGAATTTGGCGGTGGTTGCGATTCTACTGCCCACAGCGATGAAATTTAGTTCTCAAGAGATTAGCCAAACAACCCTAGAAAATTTGTCCCTTGCTGTTGCTGTGGTACTCATTCTCGTCTATGCTCTAACTCTGTTATTTTCCATGAAAACCCACTCTTATCTTTACGAAGTGGGGATCGCAGAAACAGTCACAGAGGAAACACATCTCAACAAGCCACCAAATATTTGGTTATGGGGTGGGGTGCTGCTAGTATGTACCCTCTTAGTGGCATTGGAATCAGAATTGCTTGTTGATTCTTTAGAGGTAGCCACATCACAGTTGGGTTTGACGGCACTGTTTACAGGGGTCATCGTTGTGCCCATTATTGGCAACGCCGCCGAACACACGACAGCTGTCACCGTGGCAATGAAAGATAAAATGGATCTTTCGCTTTCCGTAGCTGTGGGATCAAGTATGCAGATTGCCCTGTTTGTTGCTCCCGTTTTGGTTTTAACAGGGTGGGTATTCGGTCAACCGATGGATTTGAATTTCAATCCTTTTGAATTAGTGGCTGTGACTGTGGCTGTTTTAATTGCCAATAGTATTAGTTCCGACGGTAAGTCGAACTGGTTAGAAGGCACATTACTTTTAGCTGCATATGTAGTATTGGGGTTTGCTTTCTACTTCCTTCCAGTTGTTGATGGTATGGGGTAG